The DNA window GCTTTAAAAACTTTCACCTGCTCcagaaattttaacaaacattaTCATTTAGCACAAGCTCGCCAAACTGCGACTCGGTTAactaaaaataaactttaaaattatattgtatttgtaAAAGGTTTTACACTTGTATTTATTTGCTGGTTCATTTTCAAACATTGGATCCCATTTTGTGCAATCAacttcaagaaatatttttcaaaggaaAAGCTGATCAGATATTGGTGTTGAGCAAAAGCCAATATCTTGGTCCATTTACATGTTCAGAAAATTTGAACCTGGATTAGAGGTTCTGGTAATGCTGCTAATGATAATACATTAACAATTATTTCTATAAGTTGTGTCAAGAGCATGAAAATGGGGCACTAAGCGACTTTACTAAGGAACTGTATGAGGCATGTCATACTGTTATAGGTTGATAACCTACATGTATCTTGCAAACAAAATGAGGGTCATTGACAATGAAACAATACTAAAGTTTGCAGTtgtttatttctgaaaaaattacacatgtatgaaaattacacattttgttttttttttcatgcaaatgcAAGGCAAAATGACTTCGTTATTCAATGATGAGAGAGTCTTGATGTATACAAGTACCAAACATTACATGATTACAatccaataataaataaattaatgattcaGATGGCAAACGTGTCATCCACTTTGATGTGAGATGTTGCAAGGAAGGACAGAAATGTTCAACATGAATGCATTTGCTGAAGTtctgtacaagaaaaaaaaaccatcattGAATGATGAACACAATAGTCACATCAACACAAATAAATTATTCTAGAGTCTCAACACTCAACTTCCCTGATAGGAGAGAGAACACTCGTTTAAAAGACCTAGAAGCAGgcaattttcaaagaaaaataagtacAAAAGAATCAAATAGAAAATAGGTAAGAAAATCACTCATTCATCCAAACTAAACTATGGGAACCTTGGCCCAGTTATATTTACACGTTTGCCTATAATTTACATCATCTGTACAAAGGATAATTTCCTTGGAGACATGTAGACAGAATTACACTTTCCCAATCTTGGTAATACTGACTTCTCCTTATGCAGTAGAGGGAAGTTGGACACGGTATTGCTTAATATTTTGTGAACTTCagtctttttctttttgacaCTATACTGTTTCAGCTATTCAAAGCAACAGTTTCAAACTGAGTGcatcacaatggatttcttccTTCTGCATGATGTTAAATTGCCTGGCTACCTCCCAGAGAAaacctttttcatttttaattcataaagtCTCGACCCTGTCAATCCAACACCACAACCTCCGAATCTCCGCCCATTATCGGTGGTTTAATTAGCACATTCCGCCATGGATTTCTGGCCGTTCTCTTGAAATCCTGGGCCTGCAGCTGTTTCCTGAGCTTCCTATAATGAAGTATTTAAATTCCATTACAATTTTGACTATTATTTTACCCCATCTAATTCATgtccaaatttaaaacaattcttCATGTATTTCAAGTACTGGATAATAGAAAATAGTGCATATAGTATCGTGCAGTTAAATTGCGTTCACTGGATAAAGCACACGTtcacatattttgataaaaagagTTAGTTTTCAGCAATACAGAATCTTAGTGGACAAGTGAATTCTAAAatctacatacatatacattgtgTCTAACATCCGAGTACTGTTGAAATACATGGgctaatttttcatttgaatctAGGCAGAGAGTTTTTTTAAACACGAAgtgttaaacaaatatgttAGGATACATaagcaaaaatatataatgagttaatgataagataaaagtcaaaattaatgttttgaatTGCTCGACACAAAGAAAGATTTAAGCATGTGTATGTTGATAagcatccaaaaaaaaaaaaagaagaggaaAGTTGTGAAAAGAAGCAGTGCAGTTAACTGCCAAACGtttataaaccaaaaaaaaaatatctatgaaTATATTCAAAAGTGTTTTAGATGTACCTGGTGGCATCGGTCGCCACAAAATACACGTCATCTGGGGCATCCAACCAGTTGATCATTTGCATTCTCATTCCCCGGACCCCCATCACTTTGCCACGCCCATTCATGTTGTGATTCATTAAATTACCTCTCTGCAAAGATTACATGAATTTCAGTAATCTTTATAATACTTTCACATCAGGGTAGTAACTGTTTCTTATGTCACATCTATCAGAAACTTTTAGTTGTGTGAAATTATACAAGTAAACTGTAGGCTCCACTCAAAAAAGTCATTCAATTTAACATGCAATCAGGAAAAAcccaagaaaaataaaatatttgtccaCAACTTCtgtcatacatgtagtatttactGAATTCATAAAATACCACTTACAACTTGAGACCTCATGGAAGATCCAATCTGTCGTATAACCCCCATATTTGGACGCTTGGCTACTGGACCTGCAAAATTGAggtaaaaaggttttaaaatttatacaatGCTGTTAAATAAAGCATTTGAACTgctttatttcaaagaaaatctCGTGCCTACCATCAACTCCGTTTGCTTGTTCATAGCCTCTCTTCTTCATGATCGAGGGAGAGCCAGCATTAAGCTTGGAAGGACTTGTGGTGTGTGCTTTGAATTCTAAAACAGATTGCAAATGATAGTAAAAGGTTAAATCATTGGATATTTTCACATCTTCTTCTTACACATTCGAAATGTAATTGACTTGGGTTCCAAAACACCCCAAAacacttaaaacaaaaaaaatcagagTAAACTTACGTGGCTGTGAGGCAGATGGAGGAAAGAAAATTTTCTCTGGTTTTTTATGATCATTTTCTGACTTGTGTAGAAGGGCCGGTTTCTCCATTTTGGTATTGATTCCGAGACGAGCCACCACTGGCTCCAGGGTGGTCGGGCTACGAGGCTTTATGTTTGGCACGTATTCTTCCCCCTCAGTAAGACGAAGTTGGCCTGTCATACAAGCATGCATTTCAATTAATGCTGTGTAAAATtcattctattttttaaactattattcAATTTgcataaacaaaaaattattcaaaaatttcacaATGATGTTGAATCACATTAATtcataaaactgtaaaaattctTGGCATTATTGATTAATTTGAGGACTTACATTCTTGCTTGATGGCTGCTATGTTGACGGGTATAAATGGTGAGCGAGCTGCTCTCCGTGGATTGAGGATGTCTTTACACAGTCGCCGCGAGATCCGAGTAAGCGGTGTTGTGATCAGACAGAAAGCTGCTCTGGTTTTCATCACGGGCCTGGGACTGCCAGAGCGCACCACTAAACCATGAGCAGTTGCCAGGTGCCGAGCTAGGTGGGCCTTCAGTCGAAACTCCTTCAACACAAACAGTTTGATTCAATTATAAGTATTACACAGTCTGTTAATGACTGTAAACACAAATCCCAGTAAATTTTACCTTTCCACATCCAGCTATAGTACACCTGTGCAttctcattgagtttatttggGCGATTCTCTCTggaaggaaaaaaattaaaaaacaatcaaataagTTTCGCTACGCCAAAAAGAAGACACTGCCATTCTGTGGACTTGATATGTATAGTTTACCCTGTCTCTGATTTGGTGTTGGTCGTTCTCCGTCCAGTCTTGTTGGCATCTTTAGCCCACCATATTTCTTCCAATAGATCCAACAGGATGAGCAGAGTCTACACTGCATGTGAGCTGGTCCCCAGGAGTACCACTGAGAAGAGTGGGCAGCTGATGGAGAAAAGTCAAAGTCTTTTGTAAACTTTTTCCCAATACTTATCTTAAAAGGATAACTCCtatctacatttttaaaactatactATCTGCTTTCTTTAAGAGTTGTCTTCCCTagaaatgttttttctttattacagTTTACAAGAAATAACAAAACATACCATAACAGCTTTCACAAGCTCTTCCCGAAACCTGGCCATCAACCCCATTCATCTTCCCATTAATGGCAGCTGGATTGGGCTTGTTActacaaattaaaagaaaaaatacacatCTTTACAACATACAAAATTGTATGCATTTGGTATTGCAATGCCAtacaaatcaatgaaatttcaaaaccCAATATTTTCTAGGACTCTGTTTAATCACAACACGTACTAGTTGGGAATGTAGACTTGTTTAAGCTTGCTCTCTGCCTCTGCTGCTTTAATTCGTTTCTGCTGCACATAGCGATCAGTTGTTTTCCACATATAATAGTACTCCACAATGCTTTTAAGTGACTTCCAAGGaagctgcaagaaaaagtgcaCTTTGTACAGTACttgtatgatataaaataacattttgtttcatcaGAACAGGTAAGCAAAGCGATAAAACACATAGAAGAACTGTGTACCTGACCTACTCCacaaataaataacatttaataaCTTTACTTTCAAACTTCTGCACAAAAATATTTCACCATATTAAACTGTTCCAATATTTGGTTATTATTTTGTGCTTACAAAGTCTTGACGTATGTCATTGAAGTCTTTGCCGTATTTGTCGAGTGCCTCCTCGAACAAGTTGGCTTCTGATGCTGACCACTCCTCCATCTCGTCCCGACACAGCATGGGCCCCCCCGTGGGGACCAGGCTGGCGTAGGCTTTGGACAGTTCATAGACAGACTTATGCAGGTTATCCATAGCATGGAACTGAAATGTACACATAAAACATTCAGGATGCAGATAACATTCAAAGTTAAAAGAATCATACCATGAAAAAAGACAGCTTTGTATGATTTTTGGGGGGTATAATCATATAAGATATACATGGCAAAATACATGCATCGTTTGAATTAAACATGAATCTAAAATTCTTACAAGAGTTATATCTCTTGAAGCTGCTGCAGCACTCATGTGAAGACTTGGTTGTCTAACAGTACTTGTACAATCTAAAGCTCTAGCAAAAGTCCCCACAGACCTAAAACCAAAGAGAAAACAATGTTCGGTATCTAACAAAGTAACCCATtgttaaattcaaaatgtatgGAATAAGAAAGGTTATACATGagttttacaaatattataatgtatataaattaaaaaattaaaatctacctGGATATGATTAGAAACTGGTCAACTTGTCTGTCTGACAGCCCATTTTCTGGGTTCCAGATCAGATCCTCTAATTCTTCCATTTTTCTGTTGTCTGTATCTTcacctttataaaaaaaaaaaagcgaccATTACTGGTAATTTCTTGAAACAATATATGTGAGGCGATTTTCAAATTAAGAACCATAGATTTGTACCTTCCAGAGGCTTGTCTGGGACTTCTGCTTGATACCGGGAACCTACTCGAATTTCACCCTTGTCGGCAAGTAAAGTTTTCTGTTGAGGGTCGTACACCAAAGAGTAGAAAAATGTGTCCTAAAAAGAGTAAAATATGGTACATATCAAATATACTGCATTTGTACATTTTCTTCAATTGTAAAGGAAATGTTAGCAAGTGCACATGAAACTATTCAATcactcaatatttttaaaaaaaattcagggaGGAAATATTCTTACATCTTTATTCAGGTAGGAAAGCAGAGATTCTGTTTCGTTCAGTAGTGTGACGGTACATTTTCCTCGAATGTGAGTAGCTGGGAGAGTTTCGACCTGACGAGACAGGAAAAGCTCTCTATGTTTCAGCTGATGTTTCTGTTTGTCCCCAACTTCGTCAAGTTTGGACTCAAGCTCGCTGTCATCCAGCCCTCCATCTGTAACAAcagtaaaaaaaacatgtttctaatacatgtaccatgcacCAAACTacttaaaaactacaaaaaaattcctgtaaaatttccctc is part of the Crassostrea angulata isolate pt1a10 chromosome 3, ASM2561291v2, whole genome shotgun sequence genome and encodes:
- the LOC128177549 gene encoding metastasis-associated protein MTA3-like; this translates as MAANMYRVGDYVFFETSSTTPYQIRRIEELNKTPNGNVEAKVVCFYRRRDISSSLTLLADKHQTDSDGGLDDSELESKLDEVGDKQKHQLKHRELFLSRQVETLPATHIRGKCTVTLLNETESLLSYLNKDDTFFYSLVYDPQQKTLLADKGEIRVGSRYQAEVPDKPLEGEDTDNRKMEELEDLIWNPENGLSDRQVDQFLIISRSVGTFARALDCTSTVRQPSLHMSAAAASRDITLFHAMDNLHKSVYELSKAYASLVPTGGPMLCRDEMEEWSASEANLFEEALDKYGKDFNDIRQDFLPWKSLKSIVEYYYMWKTTDRYVQQKRIKAAEAESKLKQVYIPNYNKPNPAAINGKMNGVDGQVSGRACESCYAAHSSQWYSWGPAHMQCRLCSSCWIYWKKYGGLKMPTRLDGERPTPNQRQERIAQINSMRMHRCTIAGCGKEFRLKAHLARHLATAHGLVVRSGSPRPVMKTRAAFCLITTPLTRISRRLCKDILNPRRAARSPFIPVNIAAIKQECQLRLTEGEEYVPNIKPRSPTTLEPVVARLGINTKMEKPALLHKSENDHKKPEKIFFPPSASQPQFKAHTTSPSKLNAGSPSIMKKRGYEQANGVDGPVAKRPNMGVIRQIGSSMRSQVRGNLMNHNMNGRGKVMGVRGMRMQMINWLDAPDDVYFVATDATRKLRKQLQAQDFKRTARNPWRNVLIKPPIMGGDSEVVVLD